The DNA region GCACGAAGTTCGGACCTGCAAAGTGGCAGACAAAACAGGCAGCATCAACATCTCTGTCTGGGACGATGTGGGCAACCTGATCCAGCCTGGGGACATTATCCGACTTACCAAAGGGTAAGCCAGCCCTGACTCCAGGCTGTGAAGAGCGGTGGGGTTACCTGTCTTTGCAACTCTCCCCAGTACTCACTCAATCCTGCTTTTTTTGCTTATGCAGGTACGCTTCAGTGTTCAAAGGTTGTCTGACACTATACACTGGCCGTGGGGGAGATCTGCAGAAGATTGGAGAGTAAGTGCTGCCTTGGGGATTGGGATGAAGAAGCACCAAGGCAAGGGGAGAAAGTTTTTGGGAGGCAGTATAAGTCTGCAGTGTATGTCCTGTATCTGCATTTCTGAGGTCACCAGCTTGGCCCCAAAGGATGAATCCAAGGCTTTGGCCATTTTTTCACCTTGCAGATTCTGTATGGTTTATTCTGAGGTTCCTAACTTCAGTGAGCCAAATCCAGAGTACAGCACCCAACAGGCACCCAACAAGGCGGTGAGTCCCATGGCAATAATGGTGGGGAAGAAGGGTTGGTCAGTGCAGGCATGGGAGTGAGCAGGGTCTGTGTGTGGTTTATGCCATCAGGTGCAGATTGACAGCAGCCCTGCAGCTCCCCAGCCTACCACCGGACCACCTGCCACTTCTCCAGGTAAATCTATACCCTTTGCTCCACTGGTCCTTCTACCCCTCCCTTCTTTTCAACCTGGATAGATGTGTTTGCCTCATCCCTTTCCCAAATCCCTCTTCTCTCAGTATATCCCCCTAATTCATCTCCCAAGCCCCTCACTTTTGATACCTTTTGCAAATCCTTGTGGTGAAAGATTTTGGGACGTATTTCTACCACTGATAGAGCTCAGGTACCCTTTTGTTGCTACCACTTAAAGGCAAAAAGCGGAACAATTTCTCCACTAAGATTATACTCCCCATAGTCTAGCTTGTTTCTCACTCTTGCTTCTCTGGCAGAATCTTGTCTTTTCCTACCTTGCCCATAACGATTCATCACATAGTTCTGATATACCGTGTTATTTACACAACTCAACATGGAGTCCACACTGCTCATCTTTAAGGCAAAAAATAGTTCCCTTTACAGGTCACCACTCTTCTTGAGATTAAAGGCCCTGCTTCTAGGTCTTGGCCATTGGGGCTTTGATTCTTCCATCTCATGTATTTCAAGCACCCACTTATTGGTCTCTTGGGGAATTGGAACCTTACTGTAAATCATCAGCTTTTGATTAGAGCAACTCATTGATGCCACCTTTTTCACCGTTGCATCTATGTTCCCTGGCATCTCCTTAGGAACCTGGTTTTTGCTGGTGTTTTCCTGGCTTTTGACTCTGGCACATCTTCCAACTGACCCTGCTCTTTGGGGGATTGGCTGCCCCTTGTCTTAGATTTCTCCTCTTTACCTCATCCCAGATTCTTCCCATGACATTAAGTTCAGGCTGCCTCTCCCCTTCCTCAATTTGTGCCTATATCCCAGTTACCatggttttcagaattgtttgggtatCAAAGCCACCAGGGGTTGTGGTGGTTTTTGGGGGAACACTATAACGACATTTAATTCCACCACAAAAATTAGCATTTATGTTTCCAGCAGAAAATATAACTACTACATATTTTCGGGTCTCCGCTACTCTGTAagttacaaacatttttaataagcCACATTTAATCTTCTTTGCCCTTTTTCATTTGATacgttttttacttttttttttttaatatatacaattcagaatttccctttttaaccactttcaggtgtACAATTTCCCTTACCTTTTAACAGAAACTCCAGGCTTTTTCCCTCTCATACTTCTCGCTTTTATGATCACTTTTGTTAAGGGGGCATTTTGTTAGATGCCCTTGGGCCTAGAACTAAACAGCTAATTCAAGGTCTGATCCTGAATAATACAGAGatgaaaaagggagaaaactaTCATACCAAGATTCATGTGGCACCATTAAAAAAGATTGTTGGAGTCTTCTCTGGGGCTCCATTCATTCTCACACCCCATTTTCTTTTGTACTTGGTTCAGCTGGTATTGATGCGCAGTTGTGCTTGGTGAAGGGGTGTCCAGGGTTAAACTGTGGCATCCTCTTGGGCCACAATGATGGACCCCTCAGTTATTAAATCCTGTGTTCTCCTTCTCCCCCAACTAGCCTCTGAGAGCCAGAATGGGAATGGACTGAGCACCCCGCCAGGACCTGGTGGTGGCCCACACTCCCCtcacacccccccacacactccCAGCACCCGCATCACTCGCAGCCAGCCCAACCACACACCTGCTGGCCCTCCTGGTGCCCCCAGCAACTCTGTCAGTAATGGCAAAGAAACCCGGAGGAGCAGCAAGAGATAGCAAGACACTCTTCCTCCCTGCAACCAGCTGCAACCCGTGTCTCTGCTGGAGGACAAGACAGCCTTCTACTGGGCTGCTGGCTTTGGGGGAAAGGGGAAGCAGTATTTTAGCCACTAAACTTCACCGGAGAGGTTGTATGCTGTGGCCTTATCCACCCTAAGCCTGTATCCCCCCTAATCCAACTGAAACTGCCTGTCCCCTAGGATTCAGGGCACTCTGCCCACCCTTCTTctttagaaacaacagttacaGTCTGTTTCTTGTGTGTGTAATGTGGGGGTCACCTTCTTAATAAATATTACCACTCTATACTGGACTCTTTGCTTTTTGTGGGAAAAGAAAGAGGTTAGCAGCTGGGCATTTGGGAAAGTGGGGTGTTCTTGGCAGGAGGGGAGATAGGTTACAGGTAAGGAAGCCTAGGCGAAGCAGGCCTGCCCCTTTAAGGTaatgcccctcccctgccccctccctgcagGTGACCCTTGCCCGCCTGCCTGCCTACCACCCCCTTACAGCTGGGATGAAGAAGGCTGGGTCCCCCTTCTTCTAGGCTCTGGGCGACCTTCCCTGTCTCCTGCTGCCAGGTAACACCAATCTTGACCCCCTGCACTAACTGCCCCATCCGCATTTACTCTCCTGATCTTAACCCAGGCAGACATCTGAGGGGAACGTCTTGCCTCTCCCACAAGGGCGTCCCCCTTCCCTGTCCTGGATTCCCAGAGCTGTGGCTCTTATTCTTTCTGGAGTGAGGAATTGCTGAGAATGGTTTTCTTCTTACATACCTGGGCTTGTCGCTGACCTGCTTCTTCACCCTATTCCTCAGCTTAGGGACACCTTGGTCCCGCATTACCAGGGGATATGGGGACGGGGGTTGGAGATGAAGCCCAGTGCCAGATATGAAGTAGGTGGGGCAGGAGTATATACAGGGAAAGGCTAAAATGGTACCACCTGGTATATGAGTGAGGAGACTGTTCAGAGGAAAAGACCAAGTCCAGGTTCTCTTTAGCCATGTGTGGTTTTTCCAGGGGCAGAGGGGGACCCCTCCCTACTCAGGGGCCCAACTGAGACTGACCTTTGACCCCTCCCCAGAGACCAGTGAACCATTAACTCTCTGATGTGAGTCTTCCCACACTGGCCCCACCTCTGACCCCGCCCCAAGGCAGGTGTGCTggaagcgggggggggggggggggggggggggcttgttGTCCATCTCAGCCTTGTATCTGACGTGGCCTCCATTCCATCTGGGCACCTGGTGGCTGAGCTTGGGCTCCGGCTCCTCAACTTAGGAACCTTTTTACCTCCACGGCAAGGCCTGGCAGGAAACCTGAGGTGACGGCTCTCATGCTGTCAGTGGGGGTGAGGCCCTGGAGATGGGGGATAGAGAGGAGGGACAAGGTTGAGGGGTAGAGTGTAAGGGACAGAGGATGGACAGTGAACTCTGTGTCAAGTATGGAGAGAGAGCTCTAGGTCAGGGAAGGGGCTCTAAAAACTGGCCAACTAGAGGTTGCTTGAGGGGAAGCaatggagagggaggagggaggctaGAGTCAGTGTTGCTCCTGGATTTCAAGGTGGGGAAGTAGGTACAAGAAGGGAGGATTCTCCCTTGGCCTTGAGCTGGAGAACAGACCAGCAGCCCTGACCCCGCTCCTCCCTGTTCTTCCAGGGCACAGTCTTCACAATGTTCCGGGGGAATAGAAGCCAGAACCAGAGCCTCTGACCTCTATTTCCCCCAATGATGGGGCCCCCAATGTATCATCTGCTGACTGGCCTGTGTATGGGGATGGTATTGGGCTGGGTGGGGGGCTCAGCCCCCAGCCTGGGCCCTGCTGAGCAAGAGCAGAGCCATTACCTGGCCCAGCTGTTTGGCCTGTATGGGGAGAATGGGACGCTGACTGCAGGGGGCCTAGCTCGGCTTCTCCACAGCCTGGGGCTTGGCCGAGTTCAGGGGCTTCGCCTGGGATACCATGGGCCTCCAGCTGGTCGGGCTGCACCTCCAGCTGGAGATAACTATACACACAGGTACTaaccccctctccctccccacaaTCCTACACCTTCCAGCTCCTCTCCTTGATGCTTTGCTTGGTTCTGTCTTCCTAAAATTAGATTCCTAGAATTACAAATTCTTTAGAACCCAATTCCTCAGATCCCTTCACGGGCCCTCTGGCCTCTGTTGCCTTCTAATTCTCTCCTCCTCCAAATCCCTAGGCCCTTAAAGTTCTAGCTCTTAGTTCCAACGCTCAGGGTCTCCAGGCTGACTTGTCTCTTAATTTGTAGCATTTTGGGCTGTTTTCTCTTACCTCCACAGTTCCCAATTCTAGACTCTCCAATAAATTGTCAATACCCAGATCTCCCCAGGACTGACAACTCCATAGTTTCTGGGTCCCAGGAACCCAGTCAGTGACTggtccttccttctttcctgacATCTCTGGAGCCTCttgggttggggttgggggtAGGTTCTGAGAAAACATGAGTGAGAGTAACACTTGCTATATCCTATCCATTACAGGCTACAGGACCCTGAGCTGAGTGTGGATGTTTGGGCAGGGCTGCCTCTGGATCCCTCTGGGTGGGGTGACCTGGAGGAGCCAAcgcccccccacccaccccatggGCCAGCCCCCTCGGGCCTGGGCCTCTTTCACAGGCTCCTGCTGCTGGACCACTCACTGGCTGACCATTTGAATGAGGATGTGAGTCTGATGGTCTCTACAGAGGGGAAGGGAGTGATGGGATTTAGATGGCCTGATGTGTTTAGGGTCCGTAATTTAATGtagttgcttaaaaaaaaatcctattatgGTCTTAGAGTATATTGTTCCAAGATATGTTTCCAGTGGGCACAGAGCAGGTGGCCCATACCTACAGCTCCAAGACCCAGTTGAAGGGGCACACTGAACAAAGTAGAGAACAAAGCAGAGCCCAGAGTAGTATCCTGGGATAGTTCCTTGGAGGAGATCTTCAAGGAGCAGATGGCTGTCGTCTTCATTTAGGAAGGCAGTGAGCTTGTTCCATGTACAACAGCCAAAGTTGCCTAACCATGAAGCAGGCCCAAGGAGCTCCCCATCACAGGCAGCATTCAAGCCAAGATGGATGAACATGTGACTGGATTGTCAGGAGGCTGGATGACATTTCAGGTTCTTTTGCCTCCTAAGATTCTGGAATGGAGGGCTCTAGGAGTCCAAAAAGCTCTATCACCAAATTAACAAACTACCAGGACTTGGGAGTGTTCATTATCACCCATTTGCGTATAGATTGAGTATTCACTGATAATTAATACACACTGATTTTTTGTAACCCTGTTCCCAGTTCCTGAGAGAAAGTCAGTTCATGCTATGGAAGGATGCATTTTGAAGCTCTTGAGTCACAGGTTCTTAGTGATTCCCCAATGTATGACCCCCAACTCAACTCCCCTAGTGTCTGAACGGCTCCCAGCTGCTGGTCAATTTTGGTCTGAGCCCCGCTGCTCCTCTGACCCCACATCAGTTTGCTCTGCTGTGCCCAGCCCTGCTTTATCAGATTGACAGCCGTGTCTGCATCCAGGCCCCAGCCCCAGCACCCCCAGGGGATCTACTGTCTGGTCAGTGAGTGAAGGGGGGGTCACCCTGAATCCTGGTAGGTAGTGGGCACCATGCCAGGGAAGGAGATTCACTGGGGCCCTGACTCTCCTCTAACCCCACTCTCCTCTGTGTCCCTCTCATCCAGCCCTAACCTAACTTCAGCCCCTGATCCTCCCCAGCCCTGGTTAATAGTGCCCTGGCAGTCCTGCTGCTCAGCCTGCCTGCTCCCCTCTCTCTGCTGCTGTTGCGGCTCCTGGGACCTCGTCTATTGCGACCCCTGCTGGGCTTCCTGGGCGCCCTGGCCGTGGGCACCCTTTGCGGGGATGCATTGCTACACCTGCTGCCACACGTATGTGAAACCCATTCCTTGTTATCCTGCCCCTAGTGGTGGCCCACCTCCTTGAATCCAAGGTGTTCCCAGCCACAGGACATCCCTCTTCCATCCTGTGAGTGCCTGTGTCCCACTTCCCCACACCTGGCTTCAGTCCACTGCTGCCTTCTAGTAGAAGGGTGGGGGTTGGGAGTGGGGGATATTGCTAGGTGTTTGGGGTTCTGGAGTCTTCTCTGACCTCCTCTCTGTTAGGCACAAAGTGGTCGGCATGCAGAGCCTAGTGGGCAACCAGAGGAGGACCTGAGTCCAGGGCTGTCGGTGCTTGGAGGCCTCTTCTTGCTCTTTGTGTTGGAGAACACCCTAGGGCTCTTGCAGCACCCAGGGCCAGTGAGTGGCACCCTTTTGTCCTTCTTCAGTCTTCTCCTTCTCCAGTCTTAGCCAAGAATTAGCCAAATGAGCCAGGAGGGAAAGGGCTGGGTTTGCTTCTGGCTCTCTGGCATTTGCCTGCTTGTGTAGGACCTGTAAACTAACGAGGAGAGGGTAGAGGCTCCTTAGCATAGAACC from Tamandua tetradactyla isolate mTamTet1 chromosome 7, mTamTet1.pri, whole genome shotgun sequence includes:
- the NABP2 gene encoding SOSS complex subunit B1 — translated: MTTETFVKDIKPGLKNLNLIFIVLETGRVTKTKDGHEVRTCKVADKTGSINISVWDDVGNLIQPGDIIRLTKGYASVFKGCLTLYTGRGGDLQKIGEFCMVYSEVPNFSEPNPEYSTQQAPNKAVQIDSSPAAPQPTTGPPATSPASESQNGNGLSTPPGPGGGPHSPHTPPHTPSTRITRSQPNHTPAGPPGAPSNSVSNGKETRRSSKR
- the SLC39A5 gene encoding zinc transporter ZIP5, translated to MMGPPMYHLLTGLCMGMVLGWVGGSAPSLGPAEQEQSHYLAQLFGLYGENGTLTAGGLARLLHSLGLGRVQGLRLGYHGPPAGRAAPPAGDNYTHRLQDPELSVDVWAGLPLDPSGWGDLEEPTPPHPPHGPAPSGLGLFHRLLLLDHSLADHLNEDCLNGSQLLVNFGLSPAAPLTPHQFALLCPALLYQIDSRVCIQAPAPAPPGDLLSALVNSALAVLLLSLPAPLSLLLLRLLGPRLLRPLLGFLGALAVGTLCGDALLHLLPHAQSGRHAEPSGQPEEDLSPGLSVLGGLFLLFVLENTLGLLQHPGPRCCRRKRRDLRTPNLDPEDGSGMALQPLQTVPEPGTQGQREQQNSQPSSAPAPSRLQGHSHGHQDGGGANITWMVLLGDGLHNLTDGLAIGAAFSDGFSSGLSTTLAVFCHELPHELGDFAMLLQAGMPFQRLLILSLVSGALGLGGAALGVGLSLGPVPLTPWVFGATAGVFLYVALVDMLPALLRPPEPLPTLHVLLQGLGLLLGGSLMLTIALLEEQLMPLVSDG